In Umboniibacter marinipuniceus, the sequence CATTGTGCAAATTGATGATGAGACCGTTCGTGAACTCGGCGTTGAGGAGGCCATTGATGCCCTAAGTGGTGAACCTGGCTCTACAGTAACGTTACAGATTATTCGCGAGGGCTCAGAAGGCCTCATCGAGGTAGCGATTGAAAGAGCGCGAATCAATGTCCCGAGTGTCAGGCACCAGGTATTTCGCGACAATATTGGCTATATTCGGGTCAGCCAGTTTCAAGAGGATTCAGGGGCAGAAGTAAAAGCCGCCATCACGGCGCTCATAGAATTGTCTGTTGACGGCATTATTTTGGACTTGCGCAACAACCCAGGTGGTGTGGTTAATGCTGCCAGAGATATGGCCGACCTCTTTCTGCCGCCAAGCCTGATTGTTTATACCGAAGGTCAAATGGCCGCCAACCAGTTACGCCTGTCTGGTACTACTCCTGATTTTATTGACGGTAGGCCAATCATTGTCCTTATCAATGAGGGCTCAGCGTCGGCGTCAGAGATTGTTGCCGGCGCACTACAGGACTATAACCGTGCGCTGTTAGTTGGCACGCGGAGTTTCGGCAAGGGATCGATGCAAACCGTTGTACCCATCAGCGAAACCACAGCGGTCAAACTGACCACAGCTCTTTTCTTCACGCCGAATGGCCGCTCGATTCAAGCCTACGGGATATTACCCGACGTAGTAGTAGAGCGAGCGCGCGTGGAAGCGGTCCAACCTCGTAACCTGTGGCCGTCCGAGGCCGATCTTAGCGGCCACCTCGCCAACGGCGAAGGCCAAGAAGACTATGGCGAGCGAGAACGACTCAATGACTCAACCACCGAAGCCGCAACGTCACTATTCAAGCGCGATAATCAGCTCTTCAGTGCACTGAACATTATGCAAGGCATGATCGCCAATAGCGCCGTGAACTCAACACCTGAGTAGCCCATTCGCTAAGCGCTTGGCGTGGCGTGGCGTGGCGTGGCGTGGCGTGGCGTGGCGTGGCGTGGCGTGGCGTGGCGTGGCGTGGCGTGGCGTGGCGTGGCGTGGCCACAATGCTAAGGATATTTCGAGAAAGCAATATCCATTTTAGTGACGCGGTTCGCACTTTAAACTCAACCAAGTCGCTACAATTAGCGTAATGGGGATGTAAGTCACACACGATGTGTGAAGTTGATATAGAGGGATTTCCAATGTCTAATCTGGTAGCTATTCCAAGCCGCTTTTACACGGAGAACGAATTTTGGTTCTTTCGTACCCGCGAAAGCGTGAATATCGGTCCATTTGATACCATTGAGGCGGCTCGAGCTGGACTAAATGAGTATCTAAGCTTTGCAGCGACCAACCCGAAACAGTTCTCGAAGTGGTTCGGCCCTGGTCGCGTTGCTTAGATTTCTTCTCAGAGCAATTTGATGTCGCTACGGTTATTCAGCGCTGAGATAACCGTAGCTATCTCCTTCTCCTCAATCTCCACACCCACAGCCTCATAGCCCTTCGTCAGCGCAGAAGTAAGCCGCTGAACCGTTTGGAATGAACGCTGTACACCAATGAAAGAACCCTCCCAAGTGGCTAGCCCTACAATTAGCGCAGCTATCGGAATAAAAAAGCCCCACCCAACCGTTTCCAGAAAAGCGGCTGGAATTAACGCGTAGAGCGCCACGCTTAGGAGCAACCCTATAGCTAGGCCCGCAAAACCATATCTAAACCAATAACTGTGAAGAAAGTTGTGAAGTGTTGGTTTGGGTTTTTCCGGTGTTCGATACAGTTCGATTTGATGGTCTTCAAGGCCAAGATCGCGTAGTTTTCGATCCGCCCAAAGAATTGATTCATCATTCTGAGAAACAAAATATAGCTGTGTCATAGGTCCACCTCCGAACCTAGAGCATGGTACAAATTTCCTGAATTGTTATAGCTACATGTAGCTATAACAATTGATGAACCGAAGGATGAAATTGTTCGTAGGCGGCAAACAAAGCAATCCTGCCAATTTTTCCAAACTGACGAACGTCTATGTTCACTATTTGAGAATGAGAAGATTAAAGTCGGACTTCAATGCCTGCGTCAGAGAGTGCGCGCTTAGCGTCAGCTATACGATAATCCCCAAAGTGAAAGATACTCGCGGCAAGTACTGCATCGGAGCCTCCTTCAAGCACCCCGTCTACTAGATGCTGAAGATTTCCAACCCCTCCTGAGGCAATAGTGGGCACATTGACGCGTGAATTAATGGCTTTCATCAACGGTAGGTCAAAACCATCACGCGTACCGTCTCTATCCATACTCGTCACAAGGAGCTCACCAGCACCGCGGGCGGCCATTTGCTCTGCCCACCAGAGCGCATCGATTCCGGTCGCCTTGCGACCACCGTGAGTAAATATCTCCCACTTTAGCTGACCGTCTGGGCTGGCAACTCGCTTTGCATCAATTGCTACAACAATACATTGGGCGCCGTACTTCGCGGAAGCGTTGTCTACCAAGTCGGGCGTTTTGATCGCGGCGGAATTTATGCTCACTTTATCCGCCCCACAATTGAGCAAACGGCGAATGTCATCTACTGTTCTTACCCCACCACCTACGGTCAACGGGATAAAGACTTCTCCTGCAATGGTCTCTACGGTCTTATAGGTCGTATCGCGAGCCTCGTGAGTGGCGGTAATATCCAGGAAGGTAATCTCGTCAGCGCCTTCGTGATTATAGCGCCGGGCGATCTCTACCGGACAACCCGCGTCTCGGATACCCACAAAGTTGACACCCTTCACGACGCGCCCGTTTTCAACATCTAAACAGGGTATGATTCGCTTAGCTAATGCCATTATCTGAACTCATCACACAACTGCTGAGCATCGCGAAGATTCAATTTATCTTCGTAGATTGCACGCCCTGAAATAGCGCCCACTATGCCACGATGCTGGCGATTTAAGATGGCCTGGATATCGTTAATGTGACTAACGCCGCCAGAAGCAATAACAGGGATACCTACGTCGGCCATTGCGGCCGTCTGCTCAATGTTAACGCCTTGCATCATTCCGTCACGCGCAATATCTGTGTAGACAATTGATTCAACTCCATCGTCTCTGAAGCGCTTAGCGAGATCCGTGGCCTTCACATCTGACGTCTTCGCCCAACCATCCGTAGCAACCCAGCCATCTTTGGCATCTAGACCAACAATAATATGGCCTGCAAACTCTTTACACGCCTGAGTAACAAAATCGGGATCCACCACCGCTTGAGTGCCAATAATGGCGTAGCTTACTCCAGCACTAAGATAAGCCTCAATAGTCTTTAAATCACGGATACCACCGCCAATTTGGATGGGTAATTTCGGGTAGGCGTTGGCGATGGAGGTAATAGCGTCATGGTTCACCGGCTTGCCCTCGAAGGCGCCATTCAAATCAACCAAGTGAAGTCTACGACAGCCCTCTTCTACCCAACGAGACGCTGTGGCTAGCGGGTCATCTGAGAACACCGTGGCATCTTCCATTCGCCCTTGGAGTAAACGAACGCAAGCGCCGTCTTTCAAATCAATTGCTGGGATTACTAACACCTAAATACTCCAATTTACAAAATTACTTAATAACTTAAGGCCGTCTCTACCACTTTTCTCGGGATGAAACTGCGCAGCAAAGACATTGCCGGTAGCCACCGCCACATCACAGCGCTCACCGTATTCGGTCTGCCCCACCACTAAGTTTTTATCCTGAGCTTGAACAAAGTAACTGTGGACAAAATAGAACCTCGATTCATCATCAATCCCGTCCCAGAGAGGATGAGCAATCTGTTTCACTTGATTCCAGCCCATGTGAGGGACTTTGAGGCCTGCATCGCTAACCGAAGGGAAACGATTAAAATAATTCACCGATCCTCCGAGCAACCCTAAACAATCAACGCCACCGCTTTCGTCAGAGTGATCAAATAGCGCCTGCATACCTACGCAGATAGCAAGGATTGGCTTGGCGGTCCATTCGGCGCGGAGTATTTCATCCACTCCGTGATGTTTGATGGCGGCCATACAGTCACCAATTGCACCAACACCTGGAAAGACAATCCTATCCGCCGAGCTAATTAGTGCGCTATCGTCGGTGACCACAATCTCATCTTTGGGGGCCACAGCACTCAGCGCTTTCGCGGCGGAGTGCAAATTGCCCATACCATAATCAATAACAGCGATACGTTGCATAACTAGTTACAACGCACCTTTGGTTGATGGCAACTGACCCGCTTGGCGAGCATCGGCGGTAAGTGCCATTCTCAAAGCCTTACCGAATGCTTTGAAAATACTTTCGACTTGGTGGTGTGCATTCTGACCTTTGAGGTTATCAATATGGAGCGTGACATTGGCGTGATTAACAAAGCCTTGGAAAAACTCCCAAACTAGCTGTGTATCGAAACGTCCAATTGCCCCGCGGGTAAATTCAGCATTCAAAAATAGCCCCGGACGCCCAGAAAAATCAATCACTACTCGCGATAACGCTTCATCTAGCGGCACGTAGCTATGTCCAAAACGAGTGATACCCACTTTATCGCCAACGGCTTGAGCTAGCGCCTGACCAATTGTGATACCAGTGTCTTCTACCGAGTGGTGGTCATCAATATAGGTATCCCCTACGGTCTTAACTCGCAAATCGAACAATCCATGGCGAGCTATTTGATCCAACATATGATCAAGAAAAGGGACGCCCGTGTCTAAATCTGCCTGACCCGTTCCGTCAATATTTAGCTCTACTTCAATCTGAGTTTCTTTGGTATTACGCGTGACTGTTGCGCTGCGCTGCATGAGTTATCTCCCCTGTCGACTGAGCAATTATAACCTATGCATCAGTTTGAAGTAGTCGAATGTATTGTAATTAGTATGACTCAATTGTATGTACAATCGAGTAAAATTTTGGCCCGAGCTTTGTTCGCTAGTCCCTGCATAAAAGATCACTTCGATAAAAAACTTTTTAGCATATTTTGCCACCTCTGTTAGGCTCGTCCACTCAATAAATGATTCAGCGTACTAACTATGACAACGGAAATCTCTCCCGATCAAGCAACGAGCTTCTACAAATCGGTTTTATCATGGTATGACGAGGTAGGTCGTAAGGACCTTCCCTGGCAGCAAAGCAAGACTGCCTATCGGGTCTGGCTCTCTGAAATTATGCTTCAGCAAACTCAGGTAAAAACAGTCATCCCTTACTATCTCAAATTCCTCGATGAGTTCCCCACTGTTAGTGAACTCGCCGCCGCCCCAATCGATCATGTACTTCACCTATGGAGTGGATTAGGTTATTACGCTCGCGCCCGAAACTTACATCGCTGTGCGCAGATAGTATGCCTGGAACATCAGGGCGCTTTCCCAATTGGCGTTGAAGCACTTAGCGAGCTCCCCGGAATTGGTCGCTCTACCGCCGGCGCAATTGCCAGTATCGCCCAAGGTCAGCACGCAGCCATTCTGGACGGCAATGTTAAGCGAGTACTCTGCCGAGTGTTCGCTGTTGAGGGTCATCCAAGTATCCGCGCCACCGAGAAATTGCTTTGGACACTAGCGGAGGCAACCACGCCCGCTTCTCGCTGCGCCGACTACACTCAGGCGATTATGGATTTGGGTGCAACAACCTGCTCGCGTTCAAAGCCCGATTGTGAACGCTGTCC encodes:
- the hisH gene encoding imidazole glycerol phosphate synthase subunit HisH → MQRIAVIDYGMGNLHSAAKALSAVAPKDEIVVTDDSALISSADRIVFPGVGAIGDCMAAIKHHGVDEILRAEWTAKPILAICVGMQALFDHSDESGGVDCLGLLGGSVNYFNRFPSVSDAGLKVPHMGWNQVKQIAHPLWDGIDDESRFYFVHSYFVQAQDKNLVVGQTEYGERCDVAVATGNVFAAQFHPEKSGRDGLKLLSNFVNWSI
- the hisF gene encoding imidazole glycerol phosphate synthase subunit HisF: MALAKRIIPCLDVENGRVVKGVNFVGIRDAGCPVEIARRYNHEGADEITFLDITATHEARDTTYKTVETIAGEVFIPLTVGGGVRTVDDIRRLLNCGADKVSINSAAIKTPDLVDNASAKYGAQCIVVAIDAKRVASPDGQLKWEIFTHGGRKATGIDALWWAEQMAARGAGELLVTSMDRDGTRDGFDLPLMKAINSRVNVPTIASGGVGNLQHLVDGVLEGGSDAVLAASIFHFGDYRIADAKRALSDAGIEVRL
- the mutY gene encoding A/G-specific adenine glycosylase, whose amino-acid sequence is MTTEISPDQATSFYKSVLSWYDEVGRKDLPWQQSKTAYRVWLSEIMLQQTQVKTVIPYYLKFLDEFPTVSELAAAPIDHVLHLWSGLGYYARARNLHRCAQIVCLEHQGAFPIGVEALSELPGIGRSTAGAIASIAQGQHAAILDGNVKRVLCRVFAVEGHPSIRATEKLLWTLAEATTPASRCADYTQAIMDLGATTCSRSKPDCERCPVKTHCIAKQQQTQTNYPNKKVKKVTPTRVSYPLLLQRPDGSVWLEKRPPTGIWGGLHCFPEVADPSELESYSALILQPPNAKELSTIEHAFSHFKLHMKPLLVSISDASHVAETSGVWYHPAFPAQVGIARPVERILSMLFSEAPLIK
- a CDS encoding S41 family peptidase, which gives rise to MNRFIALTIALLSCAGALAEEPTVDPAVEAEFPMEELRRFTAIYEQIRVNYVSELDDKTMLENAIKGLLSNLDPHSSYLDADDFVDLRNSSEGGYGGIGVEIVGEGSGVRVITPIDETPAAAAGIQAGDLIVQIDDETVRELGVEEAIDALSGEPGSTVTLQIIREGSEGLIEVAIERARINVPSVRHQVFRDNIGYIRVSQFQEDSGAEVKAAITALIELSVDGIILDLRNNPGGVVNAARDMADLFLPPSLIVYTEGQMAANQLRLSGTTPDFIDGRPIIVLINEGSASASEIVAGALQDYNRALLVGTRSFGKGSMQTVVPISETTAVKLTTALFFTPNGRSIQAYGILPDVVVERARVEAVQPRNLWPSEADLSGHLANGEGQEDYGERERLNDSTTEAATSLFKRDNQLFSALNIMQGMIANSAVNSTPE
- the hisB gene encoding imidazoleglycerol-phosphate dehydratase HisB, yielding MQRSATVTRNTKETQIEVELNIDGTGQADLDTGVPFLDHMLDQIARHGLFDLRVKTVGDTYIDDHHSVEDTGITIGQALAQAVGDKVGITRFGHSYVPLDEALSRVVIDFSGRPGLFLNAEFTRGAIGRFDTQLVWEFFQGFVNHANVTLHIDNLKGQNAHHQVESIFKAFGKALRMALTADARQAGQLPSTKGAL
- a CDS encoding DUF6316 family protein, yielding MSNLVAIPSRFYTENEFWFFRTRESVNIGPFDTIEAARAGLNEYLSFAATNPKQFSKWFGPGRVA
- the hisA gene encoding 1-(5-phosphoribosyl)-5-[(5-phosphoribosylamino)methylideneamino]imidazole-4-carboxamide isomerase, whose translation is MLVIPAIDLKDGACVRLLQGRMEDATVFSDDPLATASRWVEEGCRRLHLVDLNGAFEGKPVNHDAITSIANAYPKLPIQIGGGIRDLKTIEAYLSAGVSYAIIGTQAVVDPDFVTQACKEFAGHIIVGLDAKDGWVATDGWAKTSDVKATDLAKRFRDDGVESIVYTDIARDGMMQGVNIEQTAAMADVGIPVIASGGVSHINDIQAILNRQHRGIVGAISGRAIYEDKLNLRDAQQLCDEFR